A single window of bacterium DNA harbors:
- a CDS encoding type II toxin-antitoxin system mRNA interferase toxin, RelE/StbE family has product MLIKIEWFCQNIGHIISEPLTGKFKGKYKLRVGDWRIIYSIEHSSQIITVYAIEHRSKIYKI; this is encoded by the coding sequence TTGTTGATAAAGATAGAATGGTTTTGTCAAAATATAGGACATATTATCAGTGAACCACTAACAGGGAAATTTAAAGGTAAGTATAAACTGAGGGTTGGTGATTGGCGAATAATATATTCAATTGAACATTCTTCTCAAATAATCACTGTTTATGCTATTGAACATCGGAGCAAGATTTATAAAATATAG
- a CDS encoding PIN domain-containing protein, which produces MATTYLIDSNILVYAYDLDSHYHKKAKEIIDKKVLSGKINACVSHQVLYEFYAVITDSRRVGSPLESDKAREIIESCQKAVNLKKIFPLSNTLKTVINLLKKYSVSKQSVFDLVLVATMMDNNIKGIYTTNEAHFKQFEFLEVINPLKATKSRRK; this is translated from the coding sequence ATGGCGACTACCTATCTGATAGATTCTAATATTCTTGTTTATGCCTATGATTTAGATAGCCATTACCATAAAAAGGCCAAGGAGATAATAGATAAAAAGGTCCTTTCAGGAAAGATAAATGCCTGTGTATCCCATCAGGTCCTCTATGAATTTTATGCGGTCATTACTGATTCCAGAAGAGTTGGTTCACCATTAGAATCAGACAAGGCAAGAGAAATTATTGAATCCTGCCAAAAAGCGGTTAACTTAAAGAAGATATTCCCATTGAGCAATACCCTAAAGACCGTTATAAACCTGCTCAAGAAATATTCTGTTTCAAAACAAAGCGTTTTTGATCTGGTTTTGGTAGCCACAATGATGGACAATAACATAAAAGGCATTTACACCACAAATGAGGCTCACTTTAAGCAATTTGAATTCCTGGAGGTTATAAATCCACTGAAGGCTACGAAGAGTAGAAGAAAATGA
- a CDS encoding helix-turn-helix domain-containing protein translates to MEKIVYNVEEMAKILEVEPLTIYRSVSKGKIPSVKVGKNILFPRDVILQWLKMKAWQGYKEKIEVDEAMGKPFVLKQFPTGHLGKINEELINRKAIYGDYLSDRF, encoded by the coding sequence ATGGAAAAGATAGTCTATAATGTCGAGGAAATGGCAAAAATATTGGAAGTGGAACCTCTAACCATTTATCGAAGTGTAAGTAAAGGTAAGATACCATCAGTAAAAGTAGGCAAGAATATACTCTTTCCCAGGGATGTTATTCTGCAATGGCTTAAGATGAAGGCATGGCAGGGATATAAGGAAAAGATTGAGGTGGATGAGGCAATGGGAAAACCATTTGTCCTGAAACAATTTCCCACTGGACATCTTGGTAAAATAAATGAAGAACTCATCAATAGGAAGGCAATCTATGGCGACTACCTATCTGATAGATTCTAA